The following are encoded together in the Phragmites australis chromosome 19, lpPhrAust1.1, whole genome shotgun sequence genome:
- the LOC133899893 gene encoding 3-aminomethylindole N-methyltransferase-like, whose product MLVQWILHMQNDDDCIKILKNCHRALPDKGKVIVVQSILPETPESTPAARDSFTMDIIMLVNFNGGKDRTEQEYAKLARDAGFAGAFRSTYIFCNIYALEFTK is encoded by the coding sequence ATGCTTGTGCAGTGGATCCTCCATATGCAAAACGACGACGACTGCATCAAGATCCTGAAGAACTGCCACCGAGCTCTCCCGGACAAGGGGAAGGTGATTGTCGTGCAGAGCATCCTGCCGGAAACCCCGGAGTCGACACCAGCTGCACGGGATTCCTTCACCATGGATATAATCATGCTTGTCAACTTCAATGGTGGGAAGGACAGGACGGAGCAGGAGTACGCCAAGCTTGCCAGGGATGCTGGCTTCGCGGGCGCCTTCCGGTCAACCTAtatattctgcaacatttaCGCTCTCGAGTTTACCAAGTAG